In Arthrobacter alpinus, a single window of DNA contains:
- a CDS encoding HAD family hydrolase: protein MNANSPSDPWFGAKAILFDLDGVLTPTAEVHETAWKELFDGYLAHIGSTEHYRGGDYFEHIDGKPRFDGVRDFLSSRSITLPEGGLSDDPSLNTVHGLGNRKNKVFNDIVSSRGVAPYPGSVRFIAEAEARGLILAVVSSSRNAPAVLKAAGLEKHFPIVVDGVVANAKHLPGKPHHATYSYAAELLGLPTNTCIVVEDAVSGVQAGAAGDFHSVIGVNRGAGTQTLLDAGASYVVDDLADLL from the coding sequence GTGAACGCAAACTCCCCCAGCGACCCCTGGTTCGGCGCCAAGGCCATCCTTTTTGACCTGGACGGGGTGCTCACACCCACCGCCGAAGTCCACGAAACCGCGTGGAAGGAACTCTTTGACGGCTACCTGGCCCACATCGGTTCCACGGAGCACTACCGCGGCGGCGACTACTTTGAACACATCGACGGCAAGCCCCGTTTTGACGGGGTCCGCGACTTTCTTTCCTCACGCAGCATCACACTGCCCGAGGGTGGGCTGAGCGATGACCCGTCGTTGAACACCGTCCACGGTCTGGGCAACAGGAAGAACAAGGTGTTTAACGACATCGTCTCCTCCCGCGGCGTGGCCCCCTACCCGGGGTCTGTCCGGTTCATTGCCGAAGCCGAAGCACGCGGCCTGATCCTCGCCGTCGTCTCTTCCTCCAGGAACGCCCCGGCGGTCCTCAAGGCCGCAGGGCTGGAAAAGCATTTCCCCATCGTGGTGGACGGGGTGGTGGCCAACGCCAAACACCTGCCGGGGAAGCCCCACCACGCAACCTACAGCTATGCCGCAGAACTGCTGGGACTGCCCACCAACACCTGCATCGTTGTGGAGGACGCCGTCTCAGGTGTGCAAGCCGGGGCGGCCGGCGACTTCCACTCGGTCATCGGCGTCAACCGCGGAGCCGGCACCCAAACGCTGCTCGACGCCGGAGCCAGCTATGTGGTCGATGACCTCGCCGACTTGCTGTGA
- a CDS encoding antibiotic biosynthesis monooxygenase, producing MQKLQPVTVSIARTVQPGHHRQFAAWAHAGQELAREWPGYLGSGWVRTDLDSDEWHVMYRFSTVETLRDWDNSHERQWWMESGGGLMEITRVEHRTGIEGWFDQPGDVSITVPETVVPPRWKQAVSIFLPFFPMSLLANIFLRPVTEQWPLVLSVLLNIAILTPIMTYLMLPLSTRILKPWLQAPRKFKS from the coding sequence GTGCAAAAACTTCAACCCGTGACCGTATCCATTGCTCGCACCGTCCAGCCCGGCCATCACCGCCAATTTGCTGCGTGGGCTCATGCCGGCCAGGAGTTGGCCCGGGAATGGCCCGGCTATCTTGGCTCGGGCTGGGTGCGGACCGATCTTGACTCCGATGAATGGCACGTCATGTACCGATTCTCGACGGTGGAAACATTGCGCGACTGGGACAATTCCCACGAACGCCAATGGTGGATGGAAAGCGGCGGTGGGCTCATGGAGATCACCCGCGTTGAGCACCGCACCGGAATCGAGGGTTGGTTTGATCAACCCGGCGATGTCTCCATCACCGTCCCGGAAACCGTTGTTCCACCGCGGTGGAAGCAAGCCGTGAGCATCTTTTTGCCCTTCTTCCCCATGAGCTTGCTGGCCAATATTTTCCTCCGGCCAGTTACGGAACAGTGGCCCTTGGTCCTCTCCGTGCTCCTCAACATAGCCATCCTGACGCCCATCATGACGTACCTGATGCTGCCCTTGAGTACCCGCATCCTCAAGCCTTGGCTCCAGGCACCACGGAAATTCAAAAGCTAA
- a CDS encoding VOC family protein translates to MQLGAFSVSLTVKDIHASLAFYEKLGFTHHVGDVSQNWIVLKNGDAVIGLFQGMFEKNALTFNPGWNQDAQGVSQFTDVREVQRQLREKGMEFMAEADESTTGPASFIVVDPDGNPVIVDQHV, encoded by the coding sequence ATGCAACTCGGTGCATTTTCGGTAAGTCTCACGGTAAAGGACATCCACGCGTCTTTGGCCTTCTACGAAAAGCTTGGCTTCACCCACCATGTGGGAGATGTCAGCCAGAATTGGATCGTGCTCAAGAACGGCGATGCTGTCATTGGCCTTTTCCAAGGGATGTTCGAGAAGAACGCCCTGACCTTCAATCCAGGTTGGAACCAGGACGCCCAAGGGGTTTCCCAGTTCACCGATGTCCGTGAAGTTCAACGCCAACTCCGGGAAAAGGGAATGGAATTCATGGCTGAGGCCGATGAATCGACCACCGGGCCGGCCAGCTTTATTGTTGTGGACCCGGATGGCAATCCGGTCATCGTGGACCAACACGTGTAG
- a CDS encoding alkene reductase has product MSLKLFSPVTFGDLELPNRLVMAPLTRSRSGRDGVPGDLVVEYYRQRASMGLLTSEGVYPSYAGQAFVRQPGLVSDAQIAGWKHVTDAVHADGGRIIAQVMHSGRVTHPDTNGGRQVVAPSAIAIDGVTRTYEGKAPYPVPHALEADELAGVIDEFVQGSHNAIAAGFDGVELHGANGYLLHEFLAPSANQRSDAFGGSPENRARFVIDTVKAVAEAIGADKTWLRVSPEHNVQGALETDPAETEATYTALVDGIAPLGLAGLSILHKDPSGHLVQTLRTRFGGPVLLNTGFETVTTLADARATADWADAVVVGRPALANPDLVRRWAENLPLNEPDHSTFYTEGAAGYTDYPFWAN; this is encoded by the coding sequence ATGTCCTTGAAACTGTTCTCACCCGTAACCTTCGGCGACCTGGAACTTCCCAACCGGCTGGTCATGGCCCCGCTAACGCGCTCGCGTTCTGGCCGTGACGGAGTGCCCGGGGACCTCGTCGTCGAATATTACCGCCAACGCGCTTCCATGGGCCTGCTGACCAGTGAGGGTGTCTACCCCAGCTACGCAGGGCAGGCGTTCGTCCGGCAGCCGGGTCTGGTGAGCGATGCACAGATCGCTGGCTGGAAGCATGTCACGGACGCCGTGCATGCTGACGGCGGCCGCATCATTGCCCAGGTCATGCACTCGGGGCGCGTCACGCACCCGGACACGAACGGTGGGCGCCAGGTGGTGGCCCCCAGCGCCATCGCGATCGACGGCGTCACCCGCACCTACGAAGGCAAGGCGCCCTACCCCGTTCCACACGCGCTGGAGGCGGACGAACTGGCCGGCGTCATCGACGAATTCGTCCAGGGCTCCCACAATGCCATCGCCGCCGGCTTTGACGGCGTGGAACTTCACGGCGCCAATGGGTACCTGCTCCATGAATTCCTGGCCCCGAGCGCCAACCAGCGCAGCGACGCTTTTGGCGGCAGCCCGGAAAACCGTGCCCGCTTCGTCATCGACACCGTGAAAGCGGTGGCGGAGGCCATCGGTGCAGACAAGACATGGTTGCGAGTCTCCCCCGAGCACAACGTCCAGGGCGCGCTCGAAACGGACCCGGCCGAAACCGAGGCCACGTACACGGCACTTGTGGACGGCATTGCGCCGCTCGGACTCGCCGGACTGAGCATCCTGCACAAAGACCCCTCCGGCCACCTGGTCCAGACGCTGCGCACCCGGTTTGGCGGCCCAGTTCTGCTGAACACGGGGTTTGAAACCGTCACAACCCTCGCCGACGCGCGCGCCACTGCCGATTGGGCCGACGCCGTGGTGGTGGGCCGTCCCGCCCTGGCCAACCCGGACCTGGTTCGGCGCTGGGCCGAGAACCTTCCGTTGAACGAACCGGACCACAGCACCTTCTACACCGAGGGCGCAGCCGGCTACACCGACTATCCCTTCTGGGCGAACTAG
- a CDS encoding glycoside hydrolase family 65 protein produces the protein MALISSDRTRFPVDPWKLLETTHAPGQAGALETNFSIGNGHLGIRGAHFSPADTELPGTFINGFHETWEIKHAENAFGFARTGQRILYVPDANNFTVVIDGEELSLHSSTVLDYRRSVDFATGIYTADITWACRSGAVVKTTERRAVGFEVRSNLGLSLSLSSDRPVSAEITSTIVNRQDQPVEDHTISDPRRSGRHAGRVLLPLDLEGAGGSLRMSWQTAESHQRVGVAVDHVLSTQELPVETVVDQDLSTVRYVVAVVAGETLTLEKSVSYAVADQGQDKDVRAVAAAELRPVPAIFADSTAHYARYWATSDIVVGAMPELQQAVRWNLFQLAAATARADVAGIPAKGVSGSGYEGHYFWDQEIYLLPYLTYNKPEAARAVLQFRHDLLPLAKERAAELSVDGALFPWRTINGLESSAYYAAGTAQFHIAAAVAFAANRYTWASADADFRDHQGADLLVETARMWVSLGFFGADGSFHIHGVTGPDEYTAVVNDNLYTNVMARFNLRAAAACPHPGVTDEERAVWRAAADRMHLPFSREFNIYSQDNDFMTLEAWDWDTPRDKYPLLLHFHPLVIYRHQVLKQADTVLAMFLQWQDFTAEEKRRAFDFYDPITTGDSTLSACVQGIMAAEVGHPVQAMAHFTEALFIDLDNSHNNTIDGVHIASTGGIWSSLVSGFAGMRDQGVMLNFDPRLPADWDSLEFTLKIRGGLLGVSLTHAGITFTYDAGTPLQLKVRDTVVSVAAGKPVTVPLAEMPALVPLVG, from the coding sequence ATGGCACTTATTTCATCAGATCGAACCCGCTTTCCCGTAGACCCGTGGAAGCTGCTGGAAACAACGCACGCCCCCGGACAGGCGGGTGCGCTGGAGACCAACTTCAGCATCGGCAATGGCCACCTGGGCATCCGCGGCGCCCACTTCTCCCCCGCGGACACCGAACTGCCCGGAACGTTCATCAACGGCTTCCACGAAACGTGGGAGATCAAGCATGCCGAGAATGCGTTTGGTTTTGCACGCACGGGCCAACGCATCCTCTATGTGCCTGACGCCAACAACTTCACTGTGGTCATTGACGGCGAGGAACTCTCCTTGCACAGTTCCACAGTCCTGGACTACCGGCGCTCAGTGGACTTCGCCACAGGCATTTACACTGCTGACATCACCTGGGCGTGCCGTTCCGGTGCCGTGGTCAAGACCACGGAGCGCCGGGCTGTGGGCTTTGAGGTGCGCAGCAACCTTGGGCTGTCCCTGTCGCTGAGCAGCGACCGGCCAGTCTCCGCCGAGATCACCTCCACGATTGTAAACCGGCAGGACCAGCCGGTGGAGGACCACACCATCTCGGACCCGCGCCGCTCGGGCCGCCATGCCGGCCGAGTTTTGCTGCCGCTGGATTTGGAGGGTGCCGGCGGATCGCTGCGCATGTCCTGGCAAACTGCCGAGTCACACCAACGGGTGGGTGTCGCCGTCGACCACGTCCTGTCCACGCAAGAGCTGCCCGTGGAGACAGTGGTGGACCAGGACCTCAGCACCGTCCGGTACGTCGTGGCAGTAGTCGCCGGGGAAACTCTCACACTGGAGAAATCCGTGAGCTACGCGGTGGCCGACCAGGGGCAGGACAAGGATGTACGTGCCGTGGCCGCAGCCGAGCTGCGTCCGGTGCCGGCGATTTTCGCCGACAGCACCGCTCACTACGCCCGATACTGGGCCACGAGCGACATTGTTGTGGGTGCCATGCCGGAACTGCAGCAGGCAGTGCGGTGGAACCTGTTCCAGCTCGCCGCGGCCACAGCCCGCGCGGACGTGGCGGGCATTCCTGCCAAGGGTGTCTCCGGCTCAGGCTACGAGGGGCACTACTTCTGGGACCAGGAAATTTACCTCCTGCCCTATTTGACCTACAACAAACCGGAGGCGGCCCGTGCCGTCCTGCAGTTCCGCCACGACCTGTTGCCGCTGGCCAAGGAACGTGCCGCGGAGCTAAGTGTTGACGGCGCGTTGTTCCCCTGGCGGACCATCAACGGGCTGGAATCCAGTGCGTACTACGCCGCGGGCACCGCGCAGTTCCACATTGCCGCAGCCGTGGCCTTCGCCGCCAACCGGTACACGTGGGCCAGCGCCGACGCCGACTTCCGCGACCACCAGGGGGCGGACCTGCTCGTGGAGACGGCGCGCATGTGGGTGTCGCTGGGCTTCTTTGGCGCCGACGGCTCCTTCCACATTCACGGGGTGACAGGCCCGGACGAGTACACCGCCGTGGTCAACGACAACCTCTACACCAACGTCATGGCCCGCTTCAACCTGCGCGCGGCCGCAGCCTGCCCGCACCCCGGAGTCACTGACGAGGAACGGGCCGTGTGGCGGGCAGCCGCCGACCGCATGCACCTGCCCTTCTCCCGGGAGTTCAACATCTACTCCCAGGACAATGACTTCATGACGCTTGAGGCGTGGGACTGGGACACCCCGCGGGACAAGTACCCGCTGCTGCTGCACTTCCACCCGCTGGTCATCTACCGCCACCAGGTGCTCAAGCAGGCCGACACGGTTCTGGCAATGTTCCTGCAGTGGCAGGATTTCACGGCCGAGGAAAAACGGCGGGCCTTTGATTTCTACGACCCCATCACCACCGGCGACTCCACCCTGTCGGCATGCGTGCAGGGCATCATGGCCGCCGAGGTGGGCCACCCGGTGCAGGCCATGGCCCACTTCACCGAGGCCTTGTTCATCGACCTGGACAACTCTCACAACAACACGATCGACGGCGTCCACATCGCCTCCACCGGCGGCATCTGGAGCTCGCTCGTGTCAGGTTTTGCCGGCATGCGAGACCAAGGTGTCATGCTCAACTTCGACCCCCGCCTGCCTGCCGATTGGGACAGCCTCGAGTTCACGTTGAAGATCCGTGGCGGACTGTTGGGCGTCTCCCTCACCCATGCCGGAATCACGTTCACGTACGACGCCGGCACGCCGCTCCAGCTGAAGGTCCGGGACACTGTGGTGTCCGTCGCGGCCGGGAAACCCGTCACGGTCCCGCTGGCAGAGATGCCCGCCCTGGTCCCCCTGGTCGGGTAG
- a CDS encoding urease subunit beta — protein sequence MKPGEYVLREEPVQCNAGSEAISLKVINRGDRPIQVGSHYHFAEVNDAMDFDREAARGRRLDIPAGTAVRFEPGDAKTVHLINYAGNRQVFGFRDRVNGMLDAGSANPGAGQASAAEKDGK from the coding sequence ATGAAACCTGGGGAATACGTTTTGCGTGAAGAGCCTGTGCAGTGCAACGCCGGCTCCGAAGCCATCTCACTCAAAGTCATCAACCGTGGCGACCGGCCCATTCAGGTCGGATCCCATTACCACTTTGCAGAAGTCAACGACGCCATGGATTTCGACCGCGAGGCCGCCCGCGGCCGTCGCTTGGACATCCCGGCGGGCACCGCCGTGCGCTTTGAGCCCGGCGACGCGAAGACTGTGCACCTTATCAATTACGCCGGCAACCGCCAGGTGTTCGGCTTCCGCGATCGCGTCAATGGCATGCTCGACGCCGGATCCGCCAACCCGGGTGCCGGACAGGCCTCCGCAGCAGAAAAGGACGGAAAATGA
- a CDS encoding urease subunit gamma, translating to MHLTPREQEKLMIVVAADLARRRQARSLKLNHPEAVAILSYELIEGARDGRTVADLMGWGSTILSRSDVMEGVADMIKDVQIEATFPDGTKLVTVHNPIR from the coding sequence ATGCATTTGACGCCCCGTGAGCAGGAAAAACTCATGATCGTCGTCGCCGCAGATTTGGCTAGGCGCAGGCAAGCCCGCAGTTTGAAGCTGAACCACCCCGAAGCAGTTGCCATTCTCAGCTATGAGTTGATCGAGGGCGCACGCGACGGCCGGACAGTGGCGGACCTCATGGGTTGGGGGAGTACCATCCTTTCCCGCTCCGACGTCATGGAGGGGGTGGCCGACATGATCAAGGACGTTCAAATCGAGGCGACTTTCCCCGACGGTACCAAGCTCGTCACAGTGCACAATCCCATCCGCTAA
- the ureE gene encoding urease accessory protein UreE — MIIEAILGNKFDAATDDFDPSALEKLHEERVVLPSALLVKRIQRVTTDHGRELGIRLSGDSVADLRDGDVLFMDGKDAIVISVEHSDVLVIAPGSIKEMGVVAHNLGNRHMQAQFFGEDSEYATQVMVLAYDHTVEDYLKHVGVPYSRQERVMPVPFRHAEHTH; from the coding sequence TTGATTATTGAAGCCATTCTTGGCAACAAGTTTGACGCCGCCACCGATGACTTTGACCCGTCAGCACTGGAAAAACTGCACGAGGAACGCGTTGTGCTGCCCTCGGCCCTGCTGGTCAAGCGCATCCAGCGCGTCACCACAGACCACGGCCGCGAGCTGGGCATCCGCCTGAGCGGTGATTCCGTGGCCGATCTCCGCGACGGCGACGTCCTCTTCATGGATGGGAAGGATGCCATCGTCATTTCCGTGGAGCACAGCGACGTCCTGGTGATTGCGCCGGGCTCCATCAAGGAAATGGGCGTCGTGGCACACAACCTCGGCAACCGGCACATGCAGGCCCAGTTCTTCGGCGAGGACAGCGAGTACGCAACCCAGGTCATGGTGTTGGCCTACGACCATACGGTTGAGGACTACCTCAAGCACGTTGGAGTGCCGTACTCGCGGCAAGAGCGGGTCATGCCCGTGCCGTTCCGCCACGCAGAACACACGCACTAG
- the ureC gene encoding urease subunit alpha, with protein MSFELSRKQYSDLYGPTTGDAIRLADTELFLEIEKDHTTYGEEVVYGGGKVIRDGMGQNGQRTRDEDIPDTVITNVIVLDYTGIYKADVALRDGHIFKIGKAGNPDISDGVNITIGVATDIIAGEGKIMTAGGIDTHVHFVSPDQVPVALASGVTTLIGGGTGPSEASKATTVTPGPWHISRMLQAVDNLPINVGLLGKGHASAREPLAEQVRAGVIGLKVHEDWGATHSSIDMSLQVADEFDVQVAIHSDTLNEFGFVEDTIKAIDGRVIHTFHTEGAGGGHAPDIIKIAALSNVLPASTNPTLPFTVNTVDEHLDMLMVCHHLSPDIPEDVAFADSRIRKETIAAEDVLHDMGIFSITSSDSQAMGRVGEVVLRTWQVADAMKRQRGKFSDDPELGDNARLKRYVAKYTINPAIAHGIADYVGSIEEGKFADLVLWEPAFFGVKPEMVIKGGQMVMSIMGDPNGSIPTPQPRTFRANFATLGKTVHSTSITFMSQAALDAGVPAELGLQHEVRACHGIRNLTKADMKLNGEMPDIQVDPETYEVRVDGVVATAEPSSVLPMAQRYFLF; from the coding sequence ATGAGCTTCGAACTCAGCCGCAAGCAATATTCCGACCTCTACGGCCCCACTACCGGCGATGCCATCCGCCTGGCAGACACCGAACTCTTCCTCGAAATTGAAAAGGACCACACCACCTATGGTGAGGAAGTGGTCTACGGCGGCGGAAAGGTCATCCGCGATGGCATGGGCCAGAACGGCCAGCGCACCCGCGATGAAGACATCCCGGACACCGTCATCACCAATGTGATCGTCCTGGACTACACCGGCATCTACAAGGCCGACGTGGCCCTGCGCGATGGCCATATCTTCAAGATCGGCAAGGCCGGCAACCCGGACATTTCCGACGGCGTGAACATCACCATCGGCGTGGCCACTGACATCATTGCCGGCGAAGGCAAGATCATGACCGCCGGCGGCATCGACACCCACGTTCACTTCGTCAGCCCCGACCAGGTCCCCGTGGCTCTGGCAAGTGGAGTCACCACGCTGATTGGCGGCGGCACCGGCCCGTCCGAGGCCAGCAAGGCCACCACCGTCACGCCCGGCCCCTGGCACATTTCCCGCATGCTGCAGGCGGTGGACAACCTGCCAATCAATGTTGGCCTGCTGGGCAAGGGCCACGCCAGCGCCCGCGAACCGCTCGCCGAGCAGGTCCGTGCCGGCGTCATCGGTCTGAAGGTCCACGAGGATTGGGGCGCCACGCACTCCTCGATCGACATGTCCCTGCAGGTTGCCGATGAATTTGATGTCCAGGTGGCCATCCACTCCGACACCCTCAATGAGTTCGGCTTTGTGGAGGACACCATTAAGGCCATCGACGGCCGCGTCATCCACACCTTCCACACCGAAGGTGCCGGTGGAGGCCATGCCCCTGACATCATCAAGATCGCCGCGCTCTCCAACGTTTTGCCGGCGTCCACCAACCCGACGCTGCCCTTTACCGTCAACACGGTCGATGAACACCTTGACATGCTCATGGTCTGCCACCACCTGAGCCCGGACATCCCGGAGGACGTGGCCTTCGCCGACTCCCGCATCCGCAAGGAGACCATCGCCGCCGAGGACGTGCTCCACGACATGGGCATCTTCTCCATCACCTCCTCCGATTCCCAGGCCATGGGCCGTGTGGGCGAGGTGGTGCTGCGCACCTGGCAGGTGGCCGATGCCATGAAGCGCCAGCGCGGCAAGTTCAGCGACGACCCCGAGTTGGGCGACAACGCCCGGCTCAAGCGCTATGTCGCGAAATACACGATCAACCCGGCCATTGCTCACGGCATCGCGGATTACGTTGGCAGCATTGAGGAAGGCAAATTTGCTGACCTTGTCCTGTGGGAACCGGCATTCTTTGGTGTGAAACCGGAGATGGTGATCAAGGGCGGGCAGATGGTCATGAGCATTATGGGTGACCCCAACGGCTCCATCCCCACCCCGCAGCCGCGAACATTCCGCGCCAACTTCGCCACGCTCGGCAAGACGGTACATTCCACCTCCATCACGTTCATGTCCCAGGCAGCCCTCGACGCCGGTGTTCCCGCCGAGCTTGGCCTGCAGCACGAGGTGCGTGCCTGCCATGGCATCCGCAACCTCACCAAGGCGGACATGAAACTCAACGGCGAAATGCCGGACATCCAGGTGGACCCCGAAACCTATGAGGTTCGCGTCGACGGTGTGGTCGCCACGGCCGAACCCTCCAGCGTACTGCCCATGGCGCAGCGCTACTTCCTGTTCTAA
- a CDS encoding YciI family protein yields the protein MRYTLLLHYPEMDTASLGPEAMAEGQRAFSKYAKDLQDAGVLVSAEVLQPSSNTTTLTLAEGTPVLVAGPFANDPVRLGGIVVIDVPDLDTAIEWGKSAPALAWGAIEVRPGALFTLDGEWTPNT from the coding sequence ATGAGATACACACTTCTTTTGCATTATCCGGAGATGGACACCGCTTCCCTGGGCCCGGAGGCCATGGCAGAGGGGCAACGTGCCTTCAGTAAATACGCCAAGGACCTCCAAGACGCCGGGGTTCTTGTGAGCGCGGAGGTGCTTCAGCCGTCGTCGAACACCACCACCCTGACCCTTGCCGAGGGTACGCCGGTGCTCGTGGCCGGGCCGTTCGCCAACGATCCTGTCCGACTGGGTGGGATCGTTGTGATCGATGTTCCGGATCTGGACACAGCCATCGAATGGGGAAAATCCGCGCCGGCTCTTGCCTGGGGCGCCATCGAAGTTCGGCCGGGTGCCCTGTTCACGCTCGACGGCGAATGGACCCCCAATACCTAA
- a CDS encoding LacI family DNA-binding transcriptional regulator, with product MGKLHRATIQDVAMLSGLSICTVSRALRGLPNVSETSHAKVADAAAKLGYVASSAASRLAGGSTGSIAIIAPTTTAWFFAHAAESAEEVFAASGHDTMIISLRNNKDVHQRLFGDLAALAQKVDGVLLLNIELSDAEIDALAASPLAVVSVGMHNVPWDNVGIDNVAAARTATEHLLDLGHWDLAILSDRESGNRSVLTATERQHGFELALADRDLMVDPDLMVDAGSSIERGQQAMNELIENRRLPSAIFAGCDETAFGALTALREHGLSAPRNVSIIGLDEHPMSRFMGLSTVQQPVADQGAFAANLLEERLQNPDAEFEPAHHVLPTTLLTRKSTRRKR from the coding sequence ATGGGTAAGCTCCACCGTGCGACAATTCAAGATGTCGCCATGCTGTCGGGATTGTCCATATGCACTGTTTCACGGGCACTGCGGGGGCTCCCCAACGTTTCAGAAACATCCCATGCCAAGGTCGCTGATGCTGCGGCCAAGCTTGGGTACGTGGCGTCGTCCGCCGCCTCCCGCCTTGCCGGCGGCAGCACCGGCTCCATCGCCATCATCGCCCCCACCACTACCGCATGGTTCTTTGCCCATGCTGCGGAGTCGGCCGAGGAGGTTTTTGCCGCCAGCGGGCACGACACCATGATCATCAGCCTGCGCAACAACAAGGACGTGCACCAACGCCTCTTTGGTGATCTGGCCGCATTGGCCCAAAAAGTGGACGGTGTGCTGCTGCTCAACATTGAGTTGTCAGATGCGGAAATCGACGCACTGGCCGCATCACCCCTGGCTGTGGTCAGTGTGGGCATGCACAACGTCCCCTGGGACAACGTGGGCATCGACAATGTCGCGGCAGCCCGCACGGCCACCGAACACCTGCTGGACCTGGGCCATTGGGACCTGGCCATCCTGTCCGACCGCGAAAGTGGCAACCGTTCGGTACTCACTGCCACCGAACGGCAGCACGGCTTTGAACTGGCCCTTGCCGACAGGGACCTCATGGTGGATCCGGATCTGATGGTTGACGCCGGCTCCAGCATTGAACGCGGGCAGCAGGCCATGAATGAGCTCATTGAGAACCGGCGTCTTCCGAGCGCCATTTTTGCCGGCTGCGACGAAACTGCCTTCGGCGCCCTGACGGCGCTGCGTGAACATGGTCTTTCCGCACCAAGGAACGTCTCCATCATTGGCCTGGACGAACATCCAATGAGCAGGTTCATGGGCCTGAGCACCGTGCAGCAGCCCGTTGCCGACCAAGGCGCCTTTGCGGCGAACTTGCTCGAGGAAAGGCTGCAAAACCCGGACGCCGAGTTTGAACCGGCACATCATGTGCTGCCCACCACCTTGCTCACCCGCAAAAGCACCCGGCGCAAGCGGTAG
- a CDS encoding PLP-dependent aminotransferase family protein yields the protein MAIDNRAAEIADMLKLQATSMRAGDKLPSVRELSKTYGASPVTITQAITTLSALGIVRAEPGRGTFVAKLKEQTEPDYAWQSSALGRSRVEPGRVSRPGSHGLEDVQLSWGYLAPELQPFDELRTLGVRAAKSHRAWTMAPPMGLPELRRAFATDFSADVQDMLIMPGGQQSLVFAMRTLADPGSTLITESPSYPGATIAAQAAGLGLAAVPSDAEGILPDKLADALERTHAKLIYLQPCYANPTGAILSPGRRVEVLALAKSHGAFIIEDDWARNLSLDGAAPPPLFTQDPDGHVVSIATLSKPAAPGLRVGAIAARGPAGERLRSARIADDMCVPPLAQEIALGLLTSSAWPRHVKRLRSGLLERRDAMVAQIRESMPGARVVNIPTGGIHLWVRLPEGIDSTALTAAAQSAGVLIGDGKHYYVDEPAAPHIRLSFSAASIAQIQAGVRRIATLI from the coding sequence ATGGCTATAGATAACAGGGCTGCCGAGATTGCCGACATGCTCAAACTCCAGGCAACGTCGATGCGGGCAGGGGACAAGCTGCCCTCGGTGCGCGAGCTGTCCAAGACGTACGGGGCAAGTCCGGTGACCATTACACAGGCAATCACCACCTTGTCTGCCCTCGGAATTGTGCGTGCCGAACCCGGCCGGGGTACCTTCGTGGCGAAGCTGAAGGAACAAACCGAGCCCGATTACGCGTGGCAGTCTTCCGCCTTGGGCCGGTCAAGGGTGGAGCCTGGCCGTGTCAGCAGGCCCGGTAGCCACGGGCTCGAAGACGTGCAACTTTCCTGGGGTTATTTGGCACCCGAACTTCAACCATTCGATGAACTGCGCACTCTGGGGGTGCGGGCTGCAAAGAGCCATCGAGCCTGGACCATGGCACCACCCATGGGACTGCCGGAATTGCGTCGTGCCTTCGCCACGGACTTTAGTGCCGATGTCCAGGACATGCTCATCATGCCTGGCGGCCAGCAATCCCTGGTGTTTGCCATGCGCACCCTCGCCGATCCGGGCAGCACACTGATCACGGAAAGCCCCAGCTATCCCGGAGCTACTATCGCCGCACAGGCTGCCGGATTGGGCTTGGCGGCCGTACCGTCCGACGCCGAGGGGATCCTGCCTGACAAACTCGCCGATGCCCTGGAGCGAACCCACGCGAAGCTCATTTACCTTCAGCCTTGTTACGCCAACCCGACGGGTGCCATTTTGAGCCCCGGACGCCGGGTCGAGGTGTTGGCACTGGCCAAGAGCCACGGAGCCTTCATCATTGAGGACGATTGGGCCAGGAACTTGTCTCTCGACGGAGCCGCCCCGCCGCCGCTTTTCACCCAAGACCCGGATGGGCATGTGGTCTCGATTGCGACGCTGTCCAAGCCTGCCGCTCCTGGCCTGCGCGTCGGCGCCATTGCTGCACGTGGCCCTGCTGGCGAGCGGCTGCGCAGCGCTCGCATTGCCGATGACATGTGCGTCCCACCGCTTGCTCAGGAAATTGCCCTCGGATTGCTCACCTCAAGTGCGTGGCCACGCCACGTCAAACGACTTCGTTCGGGGCTGCTCGAGCGACGCGACGCCATGGTGGCCCAGATCCGCGAGTCAATGCCCGGTGCGCGTGTGGTCAACATTCCTACCGGAGGCATCCATCTCTGGGTGAGACTTCCTGAAGGAATCGACTCCACTGCTCTCACAGCGGCGGCTCAAAGTGCCGGGGTCCTCATTGGAGATGGGAAGCATTACTACGTGGATGAACCCGCAGCACCGCATATCCGGTTGTCCTTCAGCGCTGCCTCCATCGCGCAAATTCAGGCAGGAGTGCGCCGGATCGCGACGCTAATCTAA